ACAGCCGCCCAGCATCGTCAAAATCAAGACCAGGCATAAAGAAATCATTGTGAATTTAACTACGGATTTGTTTCGCACTTATTGTCCTCCCTGTGATTGTTTATCGCAGCCCCTCTTCTCTCATTGCTCAAAGCTACACCCCAATCGTAAACATTGGTGTAACACCAAGGTCAATGAAGATTATGTGAAAAAAATCTCAAAGTCAGCCAAAAAAATCCGGCGTACCTTGAGATTAATGATTCGCTAGCTATCATGCAGCATCATTCGCAAGCTGGGTGAAGGGACTTAATATAAAGTATCTAAAAAGGAATATTTATTTCAAGATAGGAACCAGGATCCTCCTGAATATATTCGTTCAGCAATAATTTCCCCGTAATATTTCCTGTAACCTTATGCCCTCTTGCAGCCAACTTATCCAGCATAAACCGAAAAGAATTGACCGAGAAGTTTTCCTGCGCTGGAGTGCGAATCACCGAAGACAGGCAGCGGACCGGAGGAAGGTATTCCACGCCATCACTGATCCCAACATTCAAATTCATCAAATCTTCTTCCGTCAAAGTAACTCCCCAGCTATACTCAATCATATCGTTATCCGGCGTTTCATTCCAGTTCTCGATCCGGAAGCAAAAGAAGGTAAACGGTAGCATCTCCATCCATTCGTTTACGACTCCTTTTAAAAAAGACTCTTTCAATAAACGATTCTGATTCGTTTGCTTAAGCCGGTATCTGCCCGGCAACTGCTTGATCTGGCACTTTTGCAGTCTTTCCTCGATTTGGCCTAGCTCGGCCTGAATCTCGTTCATTTTATTTAAGAGCAGTGTACTCTTACGGATTTGTTCCTCCAGATTGAGCTTGGACTCTTCAATTTTGTCCATGACTTGATGCGAGGTCCCGCCATTGATAAGTTCGGAAACGTCACACAATGGAATTTGCATGCTCCGGTACCATCTGCTCATCAGCAAGCTGCGAACATCCAGATCATTATAATACCTGTAATTGTTGCTATGATCCTTAAGCGGCCTTATAATATCCTGCTTCTCATACAGCCGCAAAGTATCCGTCGAAACACCGGTAATGGTTGCAAACTCTCCGATGGAATATCTCATACCAGCCCCCCCTAATCAAAAAACACCCTAAGTATAGTTATTTATATCTTAGGGGAAACCAAAGAACGATGTCGTGAAACAATTCACATTATTGCATTTAACCTCTTCCATGTACTGTTTATAAAGTCCCGGCTCGAGTACCATTTTTCAAGGCAGCTTCAAGCTGCATATACTGCTGCTAGGCATATTTTAGAGCAGCAATATGTTGATCCGTATCTGACAAAAACTGCCTCGCTCGTTATCATGCCACTCGTAATCTCCGCCGGTACCCCGGGAAACAAAGCCTGGCCCTGCGGGTCGACAAACGTAGTTACCCGCATCCCTTTCTCAAGCATATACCCGTCACTGTCCCTAATGGGCAAACCATTCTTGTCATACATGACGCCGGTTTGTCCATTTGTTTAAAGCTTTTAACTCCGGGTCATAATTGATTGGAATATCCACTCATCTCTGGACATCTTGCAGGGATACTCGTCATCAATGACAGGTACGTGTGTTTACCAAAGTTAGCTATACCCAACAGATAATAAGATGGGCTTGTTCTCGCGCTTGGCTATCTCAAAAGACTCACCATACCAAGAATAACTATTTAACCTGATTGTATGCATGTTGCAGCAAGGGGGAACGAACAAAAGACTGCCAGTAGGCAGTCTTTTGTTCGTTCAATAAGGTGTTATAAATAGATATCACAAACCCAGTTTCTGTCCCTTTTCTAAACGTTGGATTTGCTGCTCACCATTGTCCGCTAATTCCCGGAACTGGTCGATCGTTTCTCGCATCTTAGGAAGTGCTTCCTGTTTGTAGGTGCTGATTGAATCTAGTGCGGATAATACATCGGTAAACGCTTGTTTTAAGGTCTCTACGGAGATGTTGGCTTGGAGAGATTGCTTATGAATTTGAATTCCTTGATCTTTCAACATCCTGGAAGTTCCAGAGATGAACTCATTCGTCGTTTGGTTTAAAAGTTCAATTTTTTTCAATACGATCTTTTGATTGTACAGGGCACTAGCTACCGTTACAGAAATTTTCAAGGCTGAGATTGTCACGTTTTTAGCTCTGTCCACGCCTCGAATCAATTCTTTGTTGTTGCGAGAGACCACTTCAATCGCCATAATTCCCTGTTGGTTGACGACCATCATTTGCTGCATATCCATCACCCGTTGACGAAGTGGGAATAGGACCTCTTCGGTAATGAAGCGAATTTTGTCTGGATCTTCATTGCGAGCCTTGGCAGCTTCGATCTGCGATTCAATGGATGTGTCCATCAATGTACCAAGCTCGATTTCCTTTTGTAGCTTTTTGGTCAAATCGCGTAGCGCTTGTTGTTCAATCTCGAGCGTCGTATTGTCATTCTTCAGGGTTGTTTTCCCTTTATCTAGGGAGACAACGATATCCGCAATCATCGCGTCAGCTTTCTGATATTTCAAGAAATAAGCGCGCAATGGATTGAATAATTTACCTAAGAATCCTGTTTTCGTAAAATCGATGACGCTTGGGTCCAGATCCTTTAATTGTATATGCAATTCAGTTAAGCCCTTCGCTACTTGACCGCCCTCATCTCCGGTTTTGGAAAGGTTACCTACTGAAACCTGCAGTAAATTGTTTTTACCTGAGGAAGTTCTCATGGTATTCATGCCGAAACTGTCAATCGATTGCAGGATTTCTTTCCGCTTCTCCAGCGAATCTAGATCTAGATTCATGATTGAGGCGACATTGGATTCAGCTAACGCTTGAAGTTTAGCCACCTCTTCGGGAACGGGTTTAACCTCTTGCTCAATAGCTGCTTGAATTTCTTCCGGACTCACAACTTCCATCGAAAATGACATAGGGATCCTCCTTTAGATTAGAGTTACATTTGAACGTTAAACAGGTTCGCAATTTTATAGACAACATCATCTGTATCTGCATTAATACTTGCTGCTTCATTAATACTCGAGATGTTCTGCAACGCTTGAATATCTGCATTATAGCCGATGGTGTATATCGGAACTTTGTAGGTTGCAACGAGATCCTTGATATCTTTGAGGGAGTGTCCTCGATTGGTCTCGCCATCACTTAGCACGAATATCATCGGCTTCATTGATGGATTGACGGCTTTCTCATCTTCAAGCATTTTTAATGCAACAATAATTCCATCAAATGTAGCCGTACCTCCGTCCGCTTGTAGGCTATTCACCGCACCAACGAACATGGATTGCTGCGTCGTGTCGTACTTTTGAATCGGCAAATTAATGGTTACATCATTGGAGTAAGAAACAAGACCGATGCTATTGTCTTTCCCCAAATATTTTTGTCCTTTTAGAAGCGATTCCTTTAATCGATTAATGGGTTCACCGGCCATACTGCCTGATACATCTGTTACAAAAACAGCTGCAATCGGTTTACTTCCATTTTTCTTTTCTTTCCATATTTTTTGT
Above is a window of Paenibacillus uliginis N3/975 DNA encoding:
- a CDS encoding MerR family transcriptional regulator gives rise to the protein MRYSIGEFATITGVSTDTLRLYEKQDIIRPLKDHSNNYRYYNDLDVRSLLMSRWYRSMQIPLCDVSELINGGTSHQVMDKIEESKLNLEEQIRKSTLLLNKMNEIQAELGQIEERLQKCQIKQLPGRYRLKQTNQNRLLKESFLKGVVNEWMEMLPFTFFCFRIENWNETPDNDMIEYSWGVTLTEEDLMNLNVGISDGVEYLPPVRCLSSVIRTPAQENFSVNSFRFMLDKLAARGHKVTGNITGKLLLNEYIQEDPGSYLEINIPF
- a CDS encoding toxic anion resistance protein, with the translated sequence MSFSMEVVSPEEIQAAIEQEVKPVPEEVAKLQALAESNVASIMNLDLDSLEKRKEILQSIDSFGMNTMRTSSGKNNLLQVSVGNLSKTGDEGGQVAKGLTELHIQLKDLDPSVIDFTKTGFLGKLFNPLRAYFLKYQKADAMIADIVVSLDKGKTTLKNDNTTLEIEQQALRDLTKKLQKEIELGTLMDTSIESQIEAAKARNEDPDKIRFITEEVLFPLRQRVMDMQQMMVVNQQGIMAIEVVSRNNKELIRGVDRAKNVTISALKISVTVASALYNQKIVLKKIELLNQTTNEFISGTSRMLKDQGIQIHKQSLQANISVETLKQAFTDVLSALDSISTYKQEALPKMRETIDQFRELADNGEQQIQRLEKGQKLGL